In the Eptesicus fuscus isolate TK198812 chromosome 22, DD_ASM_mEF_20220401, whole genome shotgun sequence genome, cccaggaccctgctccatccactgagccaaaccagctagggctgttgtttttttaataagagaGACTTAGCatgatgtattagtttcctattgctgctctaacaaattaccaccaaGTCAGTGACTtaacataaatttattattttacagttctgGAGATCAGAGGTCTTACTGGATTGTTAAGGCTGCATTCTTGTTGGGGGttctaggggagaatctgtttccatGCCCTTCCTAGTTTCTAAAAGCTGCCTGTATTCATTGGATTGTGGCCCCTTCCTGATCTTCAAAGTCAGCGATGTAGCaccttccaatctctctctctctttccctcttatgTTGTCGCATTACCTTCTGTCTGACTCATCAAAGTATCCTTCTGATTACATGTGGCCTATTCAGATAATCAAGTATAATTTcaccatttaaaaattcttaatcatatctgcaaagtcccttttaccATGTTAGATATATCCCCAGGTTTTGTGGATTAGGATGGAACATCAGTGGGGAGCCATTACACAGCCTGCCACATATGGTATCTGTCTTGACACAAAGTAAGTGTTCAATATGTTATTACtactaataatattaatatttctgtACTGAAGAGAAAGGGCTATTAGACAGACATTACAAACACAGGAGTTGGCGGGGAGAGAGAGTGACAGACAGACTGAGACTCTGAAGGAAAGCAAGTACTCTTGGGTCATAAGGGATGTGCCCAGAACACAGCATGAGGGAGGAACAATGTGGCTCCTGGACATTAAGTGAGGTGCTGTACACCTGTACACATGCCCGGAAATAATTTTTGAATCTAGCACTTGATACATATTTGATTTACTACCTTTTTCCTTCAAGTGTGCTTACACTCCTGAAGGCCCATGGTATTGTCACTGCCTCAACCTGACAACCCCACCATATGCTATCTTATAACTCCCCAAATTTCACTCTCTTTTATCATTGCTTCTCCCAGAGCTCCTGACTCAGTCTCTTTTGcaaaatagatgctcaataaatgctgggGAGGCATATATAAGtgaataaatggaacaataaatgaacaaatttaaAGGACTGAAAAATACTCATTTAAGGTGATCAGAATATAGCAACTCCCATCGGTGTATAGCTACTTCCTGCAGAAAGGCTTCAGCTGAGTGGAAAGGAGAAGGCATAAAGAACAGAAagggaggccctagctggtttggctcagtggataaagtgttggcctgtggactgaagggtcccaggttcgattccggtcaagggcacatgcctgggttgcaggctgggtccccagtgtggggtgtaggaggcggccaatcagtgattctctttcatcattgatgtttctatctctctctccctctcccttcctctctgaaatcaatgaaaaatatatttaaaagaaaaagaacagaggaAGGAACTCTTCAGTGgtaggaaagggaaagatagCAGTGCCAAGTGTTATTTGGAAGTCAAGTTAACCTTCCTCGTGTAAACACTGGCTGGAGTAATTGAGGAGATAATCAGTAAAGGGAGTTACAAGCCCCTAGGAATAGTTtgtattgattaaaaataaattcataattactCGAGGTTTCTGAAAGGTATAACAGTACTACATTGGAATAAGAAGAGCACtgggttgatttttttaaatctaaagttAGATACCTGGTTCTAGAAGCAATGTCTGTATGACCTTCTTATTCAGCCTCTTTGAGGCTTAGTTGCCTGAGAGGATTAAGCCAGCTGATGCAGGTGTAGCTCTTAGCCCAGTAGCTGACgtaaacaaagaaataatgcaATAAATTATTGCTGTTCCTGTCTCgagttattttttttagagagagaaacatttatttgttccacttatttatgcgttcattggttgcttcgtatatgtgctctgacccgggatcaaacccacaaccttggtgtatcatgACGaaactctaaccaactgagctactagcCAGGAtttgaattattgttttaaataaaataacatgtcaAAGCACAAAGGATGGTGTCTTAACAAAGGCTCGTTgaattttaatttcctcttttccaTGTTAGAAATTTAAACTAAATGCTCTCCATAAACAAGGCAGGAGAGAGGCTGAAAGCTGGGAGGCTCTTGAGACCCTGCTGCAGTAATCTAGGTGAGAACATGCACGGagtagtcagggttctccagagaaacagacccAACAGTACACATATGAGTGTGCATATGTGTGGTTTACAagaattggctcatgcaattatgGAGGCTCAGAAGTCTCATGACCTGCACTCTTCAAGCTGGAGATTCAGGAAAGCCAGTGCTATAATTCAGCccaagtctgaaggcctgagaaccatgAGCACTGAtgtccaagggcaggagaagatggacGTCCCAACTCAGGCGGAGAACAGACTCATCCTTCTTCCACCTTTCTGTACTATTAAGACCCTCAACAGGTTGGGGGATGCCCACTCAAAGTGGTGAGGGTTATCTTTTCTTATTCAGTCTACTGACTCAAATGCTGATCTTTTGTGGAAATATCCTCATAGATGcactcagaaataatgtttactgagagatcaaccaaaggacttgtatgcatgcaaataagcctaaccaatggacacagacaacaggggggtgagggcatctgtgaggggaatgggggaataaggacacatatgtaacaccttaatcaataaagaaattttaaaaaataaaaaagaaagagtgttTGCCAGCTTCTGGGCACCCCTTagtccagtcaagttgacacataaaggCAGCCATCATAACTCGAGACTCCCAGAGTTTATGGAGGACTCATGTGTTTGGGATTTAAGTGGTCAGTACGTAACACCTCCCTTTTTCCCACCTGAGTACGTATAGGTCTCTTTTCCTCATTCAAGTTCTGAACAGTGATTATGAGAAATGAGGCAAATGGCAAAACTCACCTTTATAACTGATAAAGACCGTATTGGCCTATAGGGCTTAGGTTTGCAGCCACAATGGGCTTCCTAACAGGGAAATTCAGAATTAGGCTGACTCACCTTCCCACCCTAATTATCAATGGAAAGCCATAGGCCTCTCACTCATGGGGATGTGCCCCTGTAAAACTTAGAGAAAGCAGATCCAAGTAGATGCGGAGAAAGTCTTCCTCCAATACCATGtcctatttctgtttttctccttagGCTTTTGGACACCACCATCGGGGACATACAGAGATGCTGGCCCTAACCAGTGGTAAACTTTACCTCAACAGTGTAGTGGttaagctctagctggtttggctcagtacataatagtgtcagcctgtggactgaagggtcccaggttctattctggtcaaggacacttacttcaattgcaggctccatccctggccctggacaGGGCAtggtgctggaggcaaccaatttatttatctcacatcagtgtttctctcagtctcttctccttccctctcactctaaaatggaaacatattcttgggAGAGGATTAATAAGAACAAAAAAGCAGTGGTGAGTCAGTGGATTTCTCCTGGGCACTGGAGGGAGCTCAAACTGTCCAGCTATTCGGCATGACTGTTTCTGGGCCCTGCCTCTCAAGGAACAAAGGGAGAACAGTTCCGTCTGGTTCAGGGAATGGTGAGTTGTTTGTATCCTACAGGTCCGAAACCAGGAGCACTAAGGAAACTACCAAGTCCAGTGCTCTCCCAGACTCCTCAGTACCCCATCTAACATGAGTGAGGGGGACCCAATCAGCCACAGCCCCAAGGGAAGATCAGAATAGGGAATCAGAGAAAAAAGATAAGGGTTTGAGAAGTCCAGTGTGGTTGGGGAGACGAGATTGATATGCCTGATATAAGGAGCCATGAAGGATAGAGACAGGAATGCTAATTGGTATAAAGTTTCTTTTGAGGGCAGATGAAAATATCCTCAAATTAGATTGATGATGTTTGAACAACCctgttaatatacaaaataataataataataataataataataataataataataaagctgtACACTctaaatgaaggaatttgtggtatctgtcctggcactcagggcatttggttgtgccctgaggggtccagaaaaaaagggaagttacaagtgaCCCTGACATTTCAACGATATGTTATCATAGAGCAAAAAGACAATAgcctcagttaaggtaaagattgaccttgtcggGGAAGAtgccggcctaggacatgactacccaccataactgcttttacttaaagtttaatttcagaccatcctttgtggtgactttaggtctctgagtttgcaagaccgccatgcaggcctcccctgagcctgtcaggtcagcatgtggccccttctgTCCACACTATAGatctaaaatttctattttggGATACAAACTGAATTTCCTTGTGTAGATACAGCCTAGCAGAGTGGAatgaggaaacaataaaaatctagccctggccaaaagaaaaaataaaattatttcaaaatgagaaataaaaaacataaaagagtATTGTAGGGCATTTTCCCAGGGTAGCAGTTTCTGAACTAGAACCTTCCCTTCAGATCCTAGCCTCACCCTCAAGTGACATCATAAAGCCCCAGaagccccacccaccaccccgcAGTTTGGCCAATTGAACTGTTGTCTCAGGACTCTGATTGCCTTGGAAGCAGTTGTTCAACCTCACTAAACGGACATCTCTGCCTGCTGTGTGAGCAACGGGATCCACAGATGTATGGCCGCGGCTCCACAGCCATTCCTGGGATATAACAAAGCAAGTCTAGTTCTCTTGGTATTTCCTTAGTTGTTTGGGCAGTCTGCTTATACCACACATCTCAGCTCTTTTTGAGAAACCTATGTCTTTCCCACAATTTCCAGCCATCTTATGGAGCAAGAGTACTCTCCCCACGTCCACATCTGATCCTGTTTCCATAGTAAAAGTTCTCTTCCTCATTACACTCCTGATGACCCTGGTCGCTCTCCTCATCCTGGCCTACAGAGTGTTCAGAATCAAAGACTATTAAACAAGAACCTAGAGTCAGACGCAAGGAAGGAGCCAACACTGCTGGCATGAACGTCTCCAGTTCTCGGTGGAGACAGCACTGAGGTGAAGAGGCCGGGCCACCTTGGAGCCATCTGAGAGCTAGAGCCTGGGAAGGAAGAACAGCTTTGGCCACCCAGTCCCCCAATGGCAGATGCTTCCCCCGGCCTCGTTTCCTTCTCTACCTCGTCCTCCAGTATCATTCATACTCATGCTGCCGTTCTTTGACTTGTCCAGGCTCCTTGAGTttgaatgtcctttttctgtgGATCTtctagaatgaaattagaaatgacTATTTCTGCATTAACAGAGGAACAAACATGAAGAATTAAAAATTGATTACAACGCTCAAGTATTGTTTTTAATCGGGCATGTGTTGACTCTGGGAAATTGAAATTATTGGAAGTTCATGACATCGCAGACTTTAACAAACCTTTTAAGCTCAGTTTCAGAAGATTCTTGGAATGGAGCAGCTCACCTTTTCTGAATTCTGGTTAAAAACAAATCTCTCTCCTGTTCCTCTAATTCTAGAAATAGAGAGTACTACTtctccaaaaattatttaaagcacCAACTTTGTGGGTtagcaaattttaaatatatattctaagatgataattttattttgtcttttctaagTTTATAACAAGTTAAACCCTCTTTTGAAATGAAATCTAAATTAAAGAGACAATGGTTTGGAAATCCATACTCATCCAATTAGGCCTGGGGTACCCTAAGGAGCATTTGactatttgtgttttttgttttgttttgtttgttttttttaatatattttattgattttttacagagaggaagggagagagagaaagaaccagaaacatcgatgagagagaaacatcgatcagctgcctcctgcacaccccccactggagatgggcCTGCAACCaacatacgtgcccttgaccagaatcgaacctgggaacctgggacccctcagtccgcaggccgacgctctatccagagccaaaccggtttcggcgactaTTTGTTAACTCTTCCTTCTAGAACCATCTATCAGGTATCCCTTTGTCTCCCTCTCACATGCACTTGACTCTGGAGTCTCAAGCCAAGAGCCCCTTCCTCAAAACTTTTCCCATTGTTTAGAATCATGGGGCTGTGTACAGCCTGTCTACAAATAATCTTCCCTCCACCCTGCCACATTACTCTGCATTTCAACCCACGAGTCTTTCATTCACAGTGGTATATTGGCACGAATAAGTGTGGTTTCAAAGCATCTTTGTTGAGTTCCACAAAAGACCTGTGTATGCCTCAGCGTTGGCTGAAAGATCCTCAGAACTTCTAACATCTCCAggtctttctctcctatcctgtAAGCACCTCTGTTCCACATGTTTACAGAGCTCTTGCTATGTAACAGGCTCTGTCCTTGGTGCTGGAGATACAAGGGAAAGGGGCCCATCTTCTCTCTCCCAGAGTCTATAGAGCATAGTGAAAGATGGATGTTGATAAACATCACATAGATGAATACAGAAAAGTgcgttgaattttatttttatattttgctttatgaGGGTATGTATCAAAGGAACCTGACCTAGACTGAAGAAGGCTTACTACCTGAGGATGTCATGCTTGGGCTGAGAGTTGAGGAACCCGTGGAAGTTAAACAGGTGAGGGGTGAGGACAGAAGGTTAGTCATTCTAGATAGAGGTTAGTAtgtgccagtggtcggcaaactcatttgtcaacagagccaaatatcaacagtacaacgattgaaatttttgagagccaaattttttaaacttaaacttcttctaacgccacttcttcaaaatagactcacccaggccgtggtattttgtggaagagccacactcaaggggccaaagagccgcatgtggctcgggagctgcagtttgccgaccacgggtatgtGCAAAGGCTTGTAAGGAAGGAGTATTAATGGGATAGAAAGACAGTGGCTCTGGAGCCCAGAATGTGAGTATGAGAATGGAACATGACGCTGGAGACCTAGGTGCGTCTGGCTCTCACAGGTCCTGGTGGACAATACTAACtggaggaggtgatggaggtgggtgggggcagtctCCCAGGTGCCTCCCTGCTAGGACAATCCTTCATTTGACAGCTGTGCGCATGTATTATAAGACTCCTGGCCCGGTGGTCCCATGCTTCCCAGGGATTCTGAGTCACTCTCCTCCTACTGTCTTGTATCCTCCAGAATCTCCCCACTCCCCAGACTCCTCATACACCCCAAATCTATGTTTTATCCTCATTTGGAACCGACAAATCAGCCAGACTGCACTGTACGCTTATGACCACCTGGTGGTAGCAAAGGGTCAACAAACTTAGCCCCTGTAGTGACGGACTAAAAGGCAAAGGAATGCTCCCTCCCATACACTCTTGAGAGCTGGATAGTTCATCCATAAAGGGCTATATCTATGTTATCCAGAATAATGAGGATCTCTTTACCAGAAGGTGATCTGGGGTGGAAATTTCATAAATTTTAGAGCATATACTATATATTGAGCATCAATTATATGCTGGTTGTTAACACACAGTACCTCTATTCTGCCTAAGTACCCTATAAAAAGAACATCATTCCTCCTACAGATGGGAAGTTGAGGCTCAAAGGCTCAAACAGAGAGCTGTTATCTGCCCAAGTCTCACAGCAGAGTCAGCTTATCTTTCCCCTTCCGGGCTACCTCTGGCCTTTGTTGTGGAATAAGACATCCCCTGCTTCGAGGCAGGTCCTCTTTCCCTCTCAGAAGTCTCTTCGCTCTAAATGCCACTCGTATGAGTTTGTGTTCTCTTGTTACTGGGGTGCCTGGGTCTTCCTTTGTTGCCCCCTCCTCTGGCTTCTCTCGGCATCTTTAGAGAGGTCTGTCTGCGGCCCCAAGCCCCGCACCTGTGGGGATCAAACCAACAAGTACCAGCCACCACAATCCACCCAGAGGTGACAGCACCGGGAGGAGAAGGCAGTGAGAAAGAACGACACGCTCCTGTTGTGGCAGAAGGCCCGGCAGAACGATCGGCCAGCGCTCTGAGGGAGGC is a window encoding:
- the SMIM42 gene encoding small integral membrane protein 42, which gives rise to MSFPQFPAILWSKSTLPTSTSDPVSIVKVLFLITLLMTLVALLILAYRVFRIKDY